In one Sesamum indicum cultivar Zhongzhi No. 13 linkage group LG12, S_indicum_v1.0, whole genome shotgun sequence genomic region, the following are encoded:
- the LOC105174795 gene encoding pyrophosphate-energized membrane proton pump 3: MDDDMEGGLYQERTRTFPNMRSKPYSPLIFRLLMRINSRVLVVLLLFGLGALFYIGASTSPIIVFVYSVCIISFLVSIYLTKWVLSKDEGPPEMVQISEAIRDGAEGFFRTQYGTISKMAILLGLVILSIYLFRSTTPQQESSGLGRSTSAYITVAAFLLGALCSGIAGYVGMWVSVRANVRVSSAARRSAREALQIAVRAGGFSALVVVGMAVIGIAVLYATFYVWLEVDSPGAMKVSDLPLLLVGYGFGASFVALFAQLGGGIYTKAADVGADLVGKVEQGIPEDDPRNPAVIADLVGDNVGDCAARGADLFESIAAEIISAMILGGTMAQRCKIEDPSGFILFPLVVHSFDLVISSVGIFSIRNTRDSGIIGAMEDPMKILQKGYSVTVVLAVLTFGLSTRWMLYTEQAPSAWLNFALCGLVGIMTAYIFVYITKYYTDYKHEPVRTLALSSSTGHGTNIIAGVSLGLESTALPVLVISISIISAFWLGQTSGLVDESGSPTGGLFGTAVATMGMLSTAAYVLTMDMFGPIADNAGGIVEMSQQPESVREITDVLDAVGNTTKATTKGFAIGSAALASFLLFSAYMDEVASFAHVAFNQVDIAIPEVFIGGLLGSMLIYLFSAWACAAVGRSAQEVVNEVRRQFIERPGIMDYKEKPDYGRCVSIVASASLREMIKPGALAIISPIVVGFLFRVLGYYTGHPLLGAKVVAAMLMFATVSGILMALFLNTAGGAWDNAKKYIETGALGGKGSDCHKAAVTGDTVGDPFKDTAGPSLHVLIKMLATITLVMAPIFL, encoded by the exons ATCTTTCGTTTGCTCATGAGAATAAACAGTCGTGTTCTTGTGGTGCTTTTGCTCTTTGGACTTGGAGCTCTCTTTTATATTGGTGCAAGTACCTCGCCAATTATTGTGTTTGTATACTCAGTTTGCATAATCAGTTTTCTTGTGTCGATATACCTTACTAAGTGGGTACTTTCTAAGGATGAGGGACCTCCTGAGATGGTTCAG ATATCAGAAGCTATACGTGATGGTGCTGAAGGTTTCTTTAGGACCCAATATGGGACTATCTCAAAGATGGCTATTTTACTAGGATTAGTAATCCTGAGCATATACCTGTTTCGTAGTACGACACCACAGCAAGAATCTTCTGGTTTGGGGAG GTCAACATCTGCTTATATTACTGTTGCTGCTTTTCTTCTTGGGGCTCTTTGCTCTGGTATTGCTGGCTATGTTGGAATGTGGGTCTCTGTGCGTGCAAATGTTCGTGTATCAAGTGCAGCAAGACGATCTGCAAGAGAGGCATTGCAG ATTGCTGTTCGCGCTGGTGGATTTTCTGCTTTGGTGGTTGTTGGAATGGCTGTCATTGGTATTGCTGTTCTTTATGCCACCTTTTATGTTTGGTTGGAGGTTGATTCACCAGGTGCCATGAAGGTTTCTGATT tGCCCCTTCTGCTTGTTGGATATGGTTTTGGAGCTTCATTTGTTGCGCTTTTTGCTCAGTTGGGTGGTGGAATATATACAAAAGCAGCTGATGTTGGAGCTGACCTTGTCGGAAAGGTGGAGCAGGGTATTCCTGAAGATGATCCACGTAATCCTGCAGTCATTGCTGATCTG GTCGGAGACAATGTTGGCGACTGTGCTGCTCGTGGTGCCGATCTGTTTGAAAGTATTGCTGCAGAAATAATAAGTGCAATGATACTTGGTGGAACAATGGCGCAACGGTGTAAAATTGAGG ATCCATCAGGCTTCATTCTGTTTCCTCTTGTTGTTCACTCATTTGACCTGGTAATATCTTCAGTCGGGATCTTTTCTATTCGAAATACACGTGACTCTGGAATCATTGGTGCTATGGAGGATCCAATGAAAATTCTTCAGAAAGGATATTCTGTAACAGTAGTTTTAGCTGTTCTTACATTTGGTTTG TCCACACGCTGGATGCTGTATACTGAACAAGCACCTTCTGCTTGGTTGAACTTTGCCTTGTGTGGTTTGGTTGGCATTATGACGGCTTATATCTTTGTATATATCACAAAGTATTACACCGATTACAAGCATGAACCTGTTCGCACATTAGCACTTTCTAGCTCCACGGGACATGGAACTAATATAATTGCTGGAGTTAGTTTGGGTCTGGAGTCAACAGCTCTTCCTGTTCTTGTTATTAGTATTTCTATTATCTCAGCATTTTGGCTGGGCCAAACTTCCGGGCTGGTTGATGAGTCTGGAAGTCCAACTGGTGGGTTATTTGGAACAGCTGTTGCGACCATGGGAATGCTCAGTACAGCAGCTTATGTGCTCACAATGGATATGTTTGGTCCAATAGCTGATAATGCCGGTGGAATTGTTGAGATGAGTCAACAG CCTGAAAGTGTACGTGAAATTACTGATGTTCTTGATGCGGTTGGAAATACTACAAAAGCTACGACCAAAGGATTTGCAATTGGATCTGCAGCACTGGCATCTTTTCTTCTGTTTAGCGCTTATATGGATGAAGTAGCTTCATTTGCACATGTAGCCTTTAATCAG GTTGACATTGCCATACCTGAAGTGTTTATTGGTGGATTGTTGGGCTCTATGCTTATATATCTGTTTAGTGCATGGGCCTGTGCTGCAGTTGGTCGAAGTGCTCAAGAGGTAGTTAATGAAGTAAGGAGACAGTTTATTGAGAGACCGGGGATCATG GATTACAAGGAGAAACCTGATTATGGTCGATGTGTATCTATTGTTGCTTCTGCGTCTTTAAGGGAGATGATAAAGCCTGGAGCGTTGGCTATTATATCACCTATAGTTGTTG GTTTTCTATTCCGGGTGCTAGGCTATTATACAGGTCATCCTCTGCTTGGTGCAAAGGTTGTGGCTGCCATGTTGATGTTTGCAACAGTCTCTGGTATCCTCATGGCTCTATTCCTCAACACTGCTGGAGGTGCTTGGGATAACGCAAAGAAATACATTGAAACTGGCGCTTTAGGAGGCAAAGGGAGTGACTGCCACAAAGCAGCAGTTACTGGTGATAC